In Lentibacillus sp. JNUCC-1, the genomic window TTTCCATACTGCCGTTTCTAGTCGGTATGATTGTTTCCATATCCATACTTCGAAGTTCAGGTGCACTGGAAGCATTTATTGTAATGATATCCCCGCACTTTCCTTTGTTGGGATTCCACCTGATATCATCCCTTTAGCCTTGGTAAGGCCAATATCTGGGACAGCAGCGCTCGGCATGACGACAGAAATTATCGGCACCCATGGACCAGACTCGTTTCTTGGCAGGCTTGCCTCAACCATGCAAGGAAGTACGGACACAACGCTTTATATTATTACCGTTTATTTCGGGGCAGTGGGCATCAGGAAAATGGGCTATGCCCTAAAGGTTGGACTTGTTGCGGATGTAATTGGTATAATAGCTTCGATCATTATTGTAACGATTGTATTCAATTGATGGTAGGCGTTAACATTGAGTTAACGCTGTATTTTTATTTTAAAAAGAATGGTGGATCTATATGACAAGTTCAAAAGAACGTTTGCAAAAAGTTATGGCTCGAAGTGGTGTTGCCTCGAGACGAAAAGCCGAGCAGATGATTGTGGATGGCAAGGTGAAAGTGAATGGGAATGTTGTACGGGAGCTGGGAGTGAAGGTGCTGCCTTCTGATCGAATCGAGGTTGAAGGGGGGCCGATAGAGAAAGAAGAACCTGTTTACTTTTTACTGTACAAACCCCGCGGCGTCATATCAAGTGTGCGTGATGATAAGGGCAGAAAAGTGGTAACAGATTTTCTTCCAGAAATCAGTGAACGCATTTATCCGGTAGGACGTCTTGACTTTGATTCATCAGGAATCATCCTGCTTACAAATGATGGAGATTTCGCCAATTTGCTAATGCATCCAAGCCATGAGATTGACAAAGTCTACGTTGCTAAGGTAAAGGGCATACCTGATAAAGCAGACTTGAATCGGATCAGAAAGGGCATCAAATCTGAACAGGATGTACTCAAAGCTGTTCACTATCAGATCCTTTCAACAGATAAACAAAAAAACACTGCTATCGTGAAGATCGTTTTGAACGAAGGCAAAAATCGTCATGTACGCCGAATGATGGAGGGAATCGGGTTTCCTGTGTTAAAATTGAAGCGTGAACAATACGGGTTACTAACACTCGATGGCATGCAGCCGGGAGATATTCGTCCGTTGACACCGCATGAAGTTAAACAAATGCGTGCTCTAGCCATGGAAAA contains:
- a CDS encoding pseudouridine synthase, which produces MTSSKERLQKVMARSGVASRRKAEQMIVDGKVKVNGNVVRELGVKVLPSDRIEVEGGPIEKEEPVYFLLYKPRGVISSVRDDKGRKVVTDFLPEISERIYPVGRLDFDSSGIILLTNDGDFANLLMHPSHEIDKVYVAKVKGIPDKADLNRIRKGIKSEQDVLKAVHYQILSTDKQKNTAIVKIVLNEGKNRHVRRMMEGIGFPVLKLKREQYGLLTLDGMQPGDIRPLTPHEVKQMRALAMENVEE